TAATCATAAAGGAAGACATGTGTTTTGTATTTTTAGATTAAATGTGTATCATGGAATAAGAATTAGTCTCACTGCTTTAGAGATGTCAGctgaaatttttaattttgttttgcaaTTTTACTTCCTATGTTGATTTTGGTGAAGAGTTCCATTTTTCTGTTTTGTGCTGTGATGCTagttatttgaattttttactGTCAGATGAAagtttttgtttatttcaaGGTGATtgtcttgatttgtttttgagaTTGTTTTTGAATTGATGTAGGTGAAAGGCCTTTCAATTGAGGAGCTTTCTGCTCGTAATGACTTGGTCCTCGCATTGCCTGATAGAATTCAGTCGATACCAGATGGAACTCCTGCACCTAAAAAAAATGGGGGTTGGACATCTGGGTGGTCTGCTTCAACTACTCGACAAGAGATAAAATTTGATTCTGGTGATTGTTCAATTCTATTTGTGCAACTTGTGGTCTGGAGTTTGATTTTGCTTTTGTTAAGTTTAAAGTTGAAGTGTGGAAGTGCTCTGGGATAGATATAACCAATTTTGTATTGTTTGCTATCAATGTTAGATGGAAGATTTGATGATGAATATTTACAAGAGACTGAACAGTCAAGCCAATTTAGGCAAGAGTATGAAATGAGGAAAATTAAGCAGGTGATTTTTGCGCAGAGTTCTGTTTGAAATTGTGTTCTATCTTGCCTGTTTCTTATTATACAGTCATTGATTGATTATGATATTCTTATATTGACAGGATCAAGGTCTGGATATGATAGCAGAAGGTTTGGACACGTTGAAAAACATGGCACATGATATGAATGAGGTTCTGCTTCTGTTTTACCTCCATCTTTTATTAGATTTCGAATATGCTGCCAAATTGTCAACAACTATTGGGTGTTGTCTGCTGTGGTTGCAGGAAATAGACAGGCAAGTTCCTTTGATGGATGAGATTGACACCAAGGTGAGGAACTCTTAGAGTTCAGTGGTTTGGGCGTATGGCTGATATATTGCTGAAGGGATTCTTGACTCTAAGCGTATTTGCTCTTTTATTTTCAGGTAGACAAGGCAACTTCTGATCTAAAAAACACAAATGTCAGACTCAAAGATACTGTGACGCAGGTATTTTGAACTACAATATAATGGTCCATCCTTCGTTTGTCGTTTATAGTTTACTAGGTACTTCCCCGTGCCATGCACGGATCATAACTATTTTTATgttaaagtatttttttaatattaaatatgaaatataatcattaaaaaaagggtatattaatattatacacTTAATTTTATAAAGagttaacaaataaatatgaGCGACAAAATAATTGGAAATTGGAATAACCAATACCCTCTTAATAATTGTCGACAAAGTTTTAAAACCAAAGTAAATTTACAACAATGCAAATTTATCATActacaaagaaaattaataagacTGCATCGTTGCATCAAGTATATTTACTTGTTTGAAAACGTCTCACCGTGATACAGATTCATATAATCAATTCATTTATCtaattagttattttaagattgtaagtgtcTCTCTAAGGTTATAAGTAAGCACTTTAATAcgccactttaaggttataattggtcattttaagattgtaagtgatcactttaaggttataagtaatctaTTTAAGACTCTATGCACATTGGACCATTTGAATAAAGACAGTCTCaccgtctcatttgagaatttttcttattttcaatacacaatttctttcatttttatggTTTACATTTACCATTATTTAGCATGGGTTAAATGGACTTAGTTGTTTATTCCAAAAATTTATTTAGTAAGACTAAACTTGTTCCATTGTTTCTTAAATAGTAATGGATCGAACATTATCAAAAGTTTCTGCAAAACTTAGTCCATCACATATTAGACCCAATGAAAAACCTAATTATTCTCCTCTTCATATATAATGATTTATTTAGGATAGAACAATCAATTTCTTATCCTTAAGGTAGCTGTTTTCACAAGATATATACCAATCTTTTTTTTCCCTCTCTACTATTCTTAATTAATCTAAATTGAttcaattgttttgtttttaatgtttgattaaaaatttttttcaaaatcaacaaaactaaatatgtaattttacacttaaaattgaaatcaaaaacccaaaaattgTGATTAGCACtacaaaatagaaaacaaaattgaaatcaataaacgcctaaaattttaTACTTGTGATTAGTTGTTTTGTAATCAAGATCATTATAATATAACGAAAAACGTTGCATTAAATATTGACCACTTTTGAAAACTTTGTGTGCATGAAGATTGTAGTTGAATTTAACTGTTGCCTTGATAGTACTCTGactagaaaaaaataataaaatttaaaatttattagttacaaaaattaaattatttttgttattggtttgaataaaataaataaaatatgattattaaataatataccTTTTTCATTCATTAATATTATGTTTAGTGCTCGCCTCTTCATGTCGGACTCATTCTCCttgcataaatatatatttgtttaaacTTAATAAGTAACATCAGTAACAATAGGAGTGTAATAATTGTCTCAATCTTAAAGATGGAATCGAATCTAAAATATAATTGTCTTTTTAATGATAAGTGGACAGCGAGTTAGGTTTTCAAAGCTTatcacaattttttaaaaatgtaaatattgTCTTAAATTACTTTGAATTGATTGTTTGAATTAATAAATCAGTCGATTACCTAAATTTGatagaaataatataaaataaatttgaaatctTGCTTATTTAACCCCAAGAGACATAATTAAGAAAGTTgtaaaatatctttaaaaaaTGTAATCATTCCAATTTAATCtagaatattaaattaatattttgattgactttttttaattcttttatataattttagatTGTAGATGCTAAAGTTTTGGAAAGTTATAATCTATATTCAAAATCTTTTTATATGAAGAATGTGTGATATGGGCGGAAGTGAATGCAATTAGGTAAGTTTTAGTCCACTaagaatattttctaaaaataatatgaactaAAATTGTAAGACTAAAATAATAAATGCATAAAAATGAAACCTAAATTTGtcagaaataataaaaaaatatcatttgtAATCTTGCTTATTTGATCTCAAAAGACATAATTTTAGAAAGTTgtaaaatagctttaaaatcCGTAATATACTCGTTCAATCaagaatattaaattaatatattgattgactctattaattattttgcaTAATTTTAGTTTGTAGGTGCTAAAGTTATGGAAGTTTACAATctatattcaaaatatttttatatgagaaTGCATGATATGAGTTGAATTGAGGGAATTAGTAAATTTTTAGTCAATTAAgaatatttctaaaaataatttgaattcaATTGTAAAACTGAAAAAATAAATGCGTAAAATATTTTACACAAACTGAATTGAATGCATGATATGGGCGGGAAAGCATGCGTTGTGGTAGTGACACGTGTCAcaatagtttatttttttagtatagtttatgatgattatgattatgattatgatgatacACAAACTGAATTGAATGCATGATACGGGCGGGAAAACATGCGTTGTGGTAGTGACACGTGTCACAATAGTTTATTGTTTTAGTATagtttatgattatgatttatgatttatgatatgATGATTGACAAGCTTTTTTTGTTACATTTACCAGCTGAGGTCCAGTCGAAACTTCTGCATTGATATCATTCTTTTATGTATAATTCTCGGGATTGCAGCATATTTGTACAAGTAAGACAATTATTTTCTCTTGTtactttttgttgaaatttgtgCTTTCTATTTTGCATTAACTTATGGTGGAAAGGAGAGAATCATAACGTTGATTGTTAAATGTCAATATGGATCAAATGCATATTGCATGAGTTGGGAAATCATTGAATGTCTTCCCTCTGTTTCTCTATAATATCTCAGTTCACTTCACAAACCATAATTATATAATGATTCTTGTGTAGTTGTTATTGGAAATGTACTTGATTTAGtatcattaatattatgtaATATAATTGTCAATTATGTCAAGTTTATATGTAATTTAACTCTTATAAGATGCAAAAAAGTATCAAACATTTTGCACAATAAAATTAGCTTGTTAGACTAGCTTTTGTTGCAACTTAGCTTATATATTGTTTACAATGTTTTTGTAAGGGGAATGATGATTATGATGTGTAAAATTCTAGCTTAGCCATGGTTTAGGTTAATGATACCCTTATTAAAACTAGTAGGGACAAAAACATTACCATGTGAGGCTATTCACAATTTTAATTGACGATTAACCCTTGACAATGGTTAAATGGATGAGAATGTTTCTGATGAATGAAAGAATGATGTGTAtataagggaaaaaaaaatgGTACTCGTGTTCCTCTATAGATGAATTGCTCTATTGTTTGTATTTATTAAGGAAACTTTATGCTACATGTGCATCAATGTGTGTATTGTGCTCAGTTAAGAAATCTTTTCTTTTGAAATGATTGATTGTTGCATTTCTACTTCAAAACTGAAAGATTGGTTAATATTGTGGGAACTTGATGTAGACCTCTATAGATATGATGGTTGGAATGGAGTTAAAAGACTTTACATATGAGGCAAGAGATTTTTCATTTGTGCAATTACTTAGCTTATATGAATTAACATAGTGCCAAATATTGCCCACACTATCGTATGTCAATCGCgttattgtaaaggtttttagcTTACCACAATAGAAATAGGCAGACACAAGCGCAAAACCATTCACATTGACCACAACATCCATTTGACAAGTGTGACCTCGAAACCGCAATTTTGTACTATGTGAAAGAAAGAATATTATGCTTCTTTTCTTGGACCAAAAAGAGAATTAGTTTATAAAACAATTGGAATGCTAAAGGGATGAGCAATTATGGAGAGatggaatttatttttttcatttagttaatgtgtttcttattattcataattgatCTAATATACTTAGAAGCTTCTGAAGGATGGAGCAAACTCTTTAGGTTTCTAATCTCTCATGGAGCTCTATTAGTTTACCTCTTAATAGGTGAAAAATGGGCAAGGCTCATGTAGTCAAGTTTGGCAATGCCATGTTTTAGTTGTAGGGTAAGTTAAATATATGAATATTCAATATTAGACTTTGTCACAACAATTAATTCTATAGTTCATGCAAGATCAAGATTCATGAGTATGCCATTTATTCACTCACTATGTTACTCAGACATGGTTATGAGTGTGGGGTATGTGTAGGGAAATTAGTTATGTTTGAAAATACTTGATAATATGAAGATAGGAAAGTAGATGTGATTTTGGATAGCGGTCCTATGTACAAATTTAGAAACTTGCTAACTAATGAGTGATAAGACAACGtaaaagaatttgtgtaaacTAATTTTGGGACGAAGGGAGTTGACGAGTTGTATGTGTGGTGTGCCCGACCCAGAGTTCTTCATGTGCTGCCTAGGCTCGTGACTTTTCCAAAAGGAAAATATTACAAATCAGAGAAAGATAAACGGAGCATTCCATGTCTTAATTCCTAACTACCTAATACATATTTGTAATGTTATCATCTATAAATATTGAGTAGGGCTGTTCTAGGAAATTGAATTGGAGCCAAAAGTTGTTTAGATGTATgtaaaatcttctttttcatataaatATTGGAAGCTATAGCTACCTGTTAttgttactattgtaagaacAGTTAATTTTGCATGCATGTAGTGGAATTAGATATGAAGGTTAACTTTCTACTTCCTTAACAAATGTCTGTTCCTTGTTGAAATTCTAAGTTAATTTAATATCACTTCTCTGTTCCTTTTTACGTCCAAATCCCTACTACCATAGTTATTTATTTCGAAATTTTCTTTCCCATGGAATATTTGTACTTGCCAATGGGCAAGCTATTCTAGAAAGCGATGATATGTTTTAGTGACTGCTGTCGTACCGGTGTTATTTTTTACCTGTTGTTTCTCTGTTATGGTGAACCTTGGTCGATAACCCTCCTTTCCTTGTATCCCTCCTAAATTTTCTTTGATCACCTCTAACCATTATCCGATCATGCTGTTtacattttccttattttttgtGCATGCTTCAAGTATAAATGGTATGCTGATGAATTATGGTTCCAATATTATTATTGCTCATTCAAACGGACACTCTATTAATAGGCAGCCACTTTTTTTTGCAGTGTGTTGAAGAAATAATCGAGAAAGAGGAGCTTTCTGCCAATTAAATTTTATGGTGTTGCGTGTTTGCAGGTGCGAGTTACTGGTGTGCTTTTTTACAGCTCTTTTTTTGTGCCTTTGCTTCTATGTTTCGAAAACAAATGTCAGTCTTGCTTATAATCACTTGATGTATATCTATCCTTGTAAGGCTCTATCTCTATTGTTAATAATTAATctgttcattttatttaagttttaattagTCTCTCATCTTGTGGCTACTTGCAAGATCATTGAAAGCTGCTGTAATTTGTACCTATTTTGACTAGGACAAAAGAGGTGGAGAGCTATTGAAATGTTTGTCAAAAtcgttacgatgttaagaacgatacaaacaacaatgaacaaaacaatgtttgataatgtaaactaagcaaaagagacacaaagatttaaggaggttcacccaatgatggctacgtcttccgtggtgtgtagtttctgtttatattatatcaaaggagtataaacaacacttacaaatgaagtattacaattgtgtaagagataaaaacaaaaggctatgtgtttggcttgggggttgtgtttgatgtatgTTTGAGTGaatatgagagctctatatatagtactaggtacatgaatgtcaatagctcacttgaatacagaGTTAATatagtaatgaataatatgaaataactccaagaacttgaaaggtcgaaaaaacAGCATTCCTTGCACATCAGAGAAACCGCTCGACTGGAACAGAgagctcggtcgagcgagcagcaGATACCTTCTGgatgcattctgtctgaccgctcgaccaaccaataaggctcgctcggtcgagcgaccatTCTGTTTCCTCTGCCATAATTCTGATCGAGCAATCATAAACCAAGtcctttctacttcttcattaaCCTTCATTAATACCAATAATTtccatgaatactcttccaTATAATTACatccttttggattccacaattcaaaagtcacacacatgaatacatacttcaattgtgcactcaagtcacacatggTACCATTCATAACAACTATTACGTCATATATTAATTCGGGGATACACTAAAGAATCTCTATTGGTAAGTGGAGACAAAATTACTTCCTTTTTGTAGGTAGTGACGGGTGAGAATAATACCCTAATCATAAGGGCGAAAGGAAAAACCCTTAATCACTAGACTAAATTGTAGTTCTCACTTTCtcttaaataagaaaattcgtGGGTAAAGGGAGACAAAATTAATACCCTAATCATAAGGGTGAAAGGAAAAATCCTTAATCACTAGACTAAACTGTAGGTGGTGACTGGTGAGTATAATATCCTAATCATAAGGGTGaaataaaaaacccttaatcaCTAAACTAAACTATAgttctcattttcttttaaatatctTGATATTTTTCATCAACAGTCTTTGATGACTTGGGTTCATTCATCACATAAATGTCAATTGATCCAAACTTCTATTTTTGTTGCAATTATGATTCAAACATAAACATTGAACCATTATAAAGCCTATTATATACGATGAAAATTTGAATTAACtaagcaaaaaattataaaaaaatcaaaaaataagcaatgttttaaaatatttctcaAAGTAAGTACTTTTTTTCTAAAGCCGAGGTTTGGATTGTTCACTGTTAGTGGCGAACAAAGAAGGTgggtcaaaaaaaagtcaagttttttattcgttgttagtaacagcgaattaagACTTTGATGTTTTTCACCAAGTCTTTataataactgcgaacatagGAGATCTGGTCAAACAAGGGTAagcctttgttcgctgttagtaatagtgaACAAAATTTTGACCCTGTTTGACCAGGTAAaacctttgttcgctgttactaacagcgaacaaagaactTTGACATTTTTTTGACCCAccttttttgttcgctgttagtaacaacgaacaaccCAAACCTCAACTCTGGAAAAAAAGTGCTTACTTTGagaaatgttttaaaatattacttattatttgacttttttatattattttgcttatttagttcaaattttctaCGACAAAGTCTAATATAGACTTGGTGTGTATTAACTTTATTGTGAACCATCCTTCACTTTTCATTATTACTATTCCACATTCGTACTCTTCAATCTTCACCTCACAAGCCTACTAACATATAAAGGTTGATAAACTCATTTTAATGCACGCTAAATTAACACAAGAGTTTCTGTGGATAACATACTCAATGTACAAAAGAgtatatttttaggttttcattaattttttgttgGGTTGGTAGCCTCCTATTCTCTGTGTATTAGTGTATAGGTTAGAAAGAAGAGCACAAGCAAGTAGAAGTAAAAGTCCACTTCTTAAGATACTGAAGGAAAAGTAGGTTACTGTTTTGACTTTTTCTAAAAGGTTTCAAGCCGacaatttgattttgaaaaaagACATATTGACTGTCggtattattatattcacaACAAAGTCTTCCATACAAGTTGACCTTTTATCAAAAAAGTGAATTGTTGTTAGTTGTGTTACCTCataagattctaaatgctaaTCTCTATGTCATTTTTCACctcctttgatttttatttttcaaatttactttacttcttttttcttttcttgtttgCTAATGGTAAAATAAGGAACTCTTTTAAATTACTTAGATCTCATTAAAACAACCCATAAAAATCCCTTTATGTACCAAGAAAGTCGATGGAAAAAGGGCTTTTTGAACCAGCAAAATGGTTAAACCAATTGTTTAGTTTATTAAGGAGCTGTTTGATTGAAGAGATTAGGAAGTGACAGTAGTTGGATAGGAATAGCTTTGAAAGTATAAGAGAATAATTAAATAGAAATAGCTCCAATCAATAACTATTTGTCAAACAGATCCTTAGACTTAAGTTGGGGAGTGAAAATGAGATAAAATAGTACCTAGAGaattataagaattaaagaaaaattcttAGCAAGTTTAATTTAAAAAGAACAATCACGGAGTATTAAGTTTAATGGTCCTAAATGGGTTTAACTTCACAATTTTTGCAATTTTAGTGTAAAAATGAATGGGGCTATGGGTTATGTACAAGTCTAAAATGAAtctaaataattttaatgatttaacaTGGGTTAGGGGTCGAATTCAGATTTTGAGCCTGAGAGGGGTCCAAGTAGATCATCAAGTCTGAGTTTGGATTGAGGCGAGTCTATGTTAGCATATATTAGACCCAATACTAGACTCGTTCTTTAATCATAGACTCAAAACTGACCTATACTTAATGAATCTCAAAAACTGAGACTCGAGTTTGTAAATAGGATCGAATTTGAAATGAGTTCAGCAAAATGTTGGACCCATGATCATCTCTCAGAATAATACTCGTATGGAGTTGTTGACAAAACCAATTATGGAGTAGTTAACCCAAAATCGTCTTGTCTTTTCTTGTCCCTCAACTTGTAAATTCTTATTGTATATGAGGGCTGTTGCCAAAACACTTTGGATACAAAATCCAAAATTAATTAGAAGGGTCATCTAAATatgtttttcttcttcattcaataatttttattgtctcATGTAAATTCAACTTTTATGttataattctcttttattacTCTCATCATTTTGATATATCTCTTCCTTGGATGTAATCTCATACAGACGAGTTGAACTTTATACTACCCATAATATCGTTTTGAACATAGGCCTAGAAGTAATTATTTGGGCCAACCCAAAGGCCTCAGCCTCTCAAACCAACCAAAAGAgttgtaaaagaaaaaaaaaaaacccaaccaaaagagttttttttcacaatttttgtATGAAACGGTCTCACTGTGAAACATGTCTcatatttgggttaaatagcccaataagagaacttttaatttatagaattcttgttttgagatcgtcttgccgtaagacggtctcatacaagacgggttgatttttttttttttaattcaaaggTAAGGCCAGAAAATGCTTCATTTGCTTTGGAGGAGAGggaaaacaacttttttttagATAGTGAGAATCAAACCTCTATTTCAAAAGTGAAAGAAAAAATCGGAAAAATCTTCGATCATCAGGTGAACTCATGAATTTCAATTAAGAGTTTTGTTGACTTCGGATATGTCTAACGGTTGAGTAAGCATTGAGGGCCAACCTGTGCCATATGCTGATATGCATGTGAATTTGATAACCACCCGTGTTGTATTTACCATTTAGTCTAGTTGATATTATAAATACTCGATTTTACTATTTCTTGTCAAAAAAGTTGTATCATGGTATGCTTGTATAGTAATTATTATTCAAGTCatcaattaattttgttttattttttattctttatgtataagaaatatatataattaaatgaaattttatataattcgtAATTATAaactatacacatttaaaaatattatatcacAGAATAAAATAGTGTACTAAAATAAGTTTTAAGCACATCTATTTCCTTTAATCTCAATAAGTTTATTTCGTTATGTTAAGTAGGGCTGAACatggtttggtctaaaccgtaaaccaaaccggaccaaaccgtaatttaaatgTTTGGTTTGGTCTACgatctaaatggtctggtctgattattttttttttaaacggtttacggtccggtcccggtttaaaatttctaaaaccaaaccggaccgtaaaaccgttttaaaatcaaattttaggggATTAGGCATTAGGGTTGGGCAACTACTCAGTAGTCAATACTCATTTCATGAACCTGGCTGCCTCCACTCCAATCTCCATCTCCATTTCAGACTTCCTCGCCTTCACTCTCATTCTCCACTCCAATCTCCATCTCCATTTCAGACTTCCTCGCCTTCTCTCTCATTCCTTCTTCGAGGCTTCTGTGCTTCTGGCTTCTCTGATAATCGCCTGCCTCCTCGCCTTCA
The sequence above is drawn from the Amaranthus tricolor cultivar Red isolate AtriRed21 chromosome 5, ASM2621246v1, whole genome shotgun sequence genome and encodes:
- the LOC130813264 gene encoding syntaxin-71 → MSVIDLLTRVDAICQKYDKYDVEKQRDSNISGDDAFARLYSSVESDIETAHQKAELAANESNRASVVALNAEIRRIKARLLEEVPKLQRLAQKRVKGLSIEELSARNDLVLALPDRIQSIPDGTPAPKKNGGWTSGWSASTTRQEIKFDSDGRFDDEYLQETEQSSQFRQEYEMRKIKQDQGLDMIAEGLDTLKNMAHDMNEEIDRQVPLMDEIDTKVDKATSDLKNTNVRLKDTVTQLRSSRNFCIDIILLCIILGIAAYLYNVLKK